One window from the genome of Pedobacter schmidteae encodes:
- a CDS encoding YtxH domain-containing protein gives MKKETKIIAGILAGAALGAAVALILSSDKSGEMKDKMSDWFCDLLDASKEKLADVTDQVKETIAKVRA, from the coding sequence ATGAAGAAAGAAACTAAAATAATTGCCGGTATATTGGCCGGGGCAGCTTTAGGCGCAGCGGTAGCCTTAATATTATCATCAGACAAAAGCGGAGAGATGAAAGATAAAATGTCAGACTGGTTTTGCGACCTCCTTGATGCCTCGAAAGAGAAATTGGCCGATGTAACTGATCAGGTAAAAGAAACCATAGCGAAAGTAAGAGCTTAA